The following proteins are encoded in a genomic region of Peromyscus eremicus chromosome 14, PerEre_H2_v1, whole genome shotgun sequence:
- the LOC131924421 gene encoding large ribosomal subunit protein eL31-like, which yields MAPAKKGGEKKGRSAINEVVTREYTINIHKRIHGVGFKKRAPRALKEIRKFAMKEMGTPDVRIDTRLNKAIWAKGIRNVPYRIRVRLSRKRNEDEDSPNKLYTLVTYVPVTTFKNLQTVNVDEN from the coding sequence ATGGCTCCCGCAAAGAAGGGTGGCGAGAAGAAGGGCCGTTCTGCCATCAACGAGGTGGTGACCCGAGAATACACCATCAACATTCACAAGCGCATCCATGGAGTGGGCTTCAAGAAGCGTGCCCCTAGGGCACTCAAAGAAATCCGGAAATTTGCCATGAAGGAGATGGGTACTCCAGATGTACGCATTGATACTAGGCTCAATAAAGCCATCTGGGCCAAAGGAATAAGGAATGTTCCATATCGTATCCGTGTACGTTTGTCCAGAAAACGTAATGAGGATGAGGACTCACCAAACAAGCTCTACACATTGGTAACTTACGTACCTGTTACCACATTCAAAAATCTACAGACAGTCAATGTGGATGAGAACTAA